A stretch of Malus sylvestris chromosome 11, drMalSylv7.2, whole genome shotgun sequence DNA encodes these proteins:
- the LOC126588336 gene encoding zinc finger protein ZAT5-like: MEGQEELVVTNEQASQMITIKGKRTKRQRPQSPNGVVTAAVTSSSSSACGDGTIGGGDHEYNYYGNSFTSPTTSSEIYESTEEEEDMANCLILLAQGDHGNPKQIIEERLAQNINMGKAGFFVYECKTCNRTFPSFQALGGHRASHKKPKSMSSTEEIIKKSPPPAAAPPTHHSITATTFEKFEDQSKQFIKYKSSPSPAIPIQMGNKPKIHECSICGSEFTSGQALGGHMRRHRTAAAATNSNSTSGGPGGATATHVAVSNSSNEMIGTSTKLQRNVLPLDLNLPAPEDHDHHHHHHHSESKFQFVPTQQTTLVFNAPALVDCQY; this comes from the coding sequence ATGGAGGGCCAAGAAGAATTAGTCGTGACTAATGAGCAAGCGTCACAGATGATCACAATCAAAGGCAAGCGTACCAAGCGCCAGAGGCCTCAGTCCCCGAATGGGGTAGTCACCGCAGCGGTGACCTCTAGCTCATCGAGTGCCTGTGGCGATGGTACCATTGGAGGAGGAGATCACGAGTACAACTATTATGGAAATTCATTTACATCTCCCACAACTTCTAGTGAGATTTATGAGAGcacggaagaagaagaggacatGGCAAATTGCCTAATCCTCTTGGCTCAGGGTGATCATGGTAATCCAAAGCAGATCATTGAAGAAAGATTAGCACAAAATATTAACATGGGCAAGGCTGGTTTTTTTGTCTATGAGTGCAAAACATGCAACAGAACTTTCCCTTCATTTCAAGCACTTGGTGGCCACAGAGCAAGTCACAAAAAACCGAAGTCCATGAGCAGCACGGAGGAGATAATAAAAAAATCGCCACCACCAGCGGCTGCGCCACCAACCCACCATTCCATCACAGCaacaacttttgagaaatttgAAGATCAAAGCAAGCAGTTCATCAAATATAAGAGCAGCCCATCTCCTGcaattccaatccaaatgggTAACAAGCCTAAGATTCATGAGTGTTCAATCTGTGGGTCTGAATTCACATCTGGTCAGGCACTTGGTGGCCACATGAGAAGGCACAGAACAGCAGCTGCGGCAACCAATAGTAACTCTACTAGTGGTGGACCTGGTGGTGCTACTGCTACACATGTGGCTGTGAGTAATAGTAGCAATGAAATGATTGGCACAAGTACCAAACTGCAGAGAAATGTTCTCCCACTGGATCTAAACCTTCCTGCACCAGAAGATCAtgatcatcatcaccatcaccatcataGTGAGTCTAAGTTTCAGTTTGTGCCTACCCAACAGACTACCCTTGTCTTCAACGCCCCTGCTCTGGTGGATTGTCAGTattaa